In the Oscarella lobularis chromosome 14, ooOscLobu1.1, whole genome shotgun sequence genome, one interval contains:
- the LOC136195724 gene encoding ER membrane protein complex subunit 5-like yields MAGRVIFAVGIVLLLHAAFSAIQHRTFLSLEDRASSGLPLDIILQSLIALTVGSVGLVKWMVNFKDIKADADSTHKTFDTAGNCSSFYSFQHRGQVIYSDS; encoded by the exons ATGGCTGGCCGTGTCATCTTCGCCGTTGGGatcgttctccttctccaCGCCGCCTTCTCGGCTATCCAGC ATCGTACGTTCCTCAGTCTCGAAGATAGAGCGTCGTCCGGCCTACCTCTAGAC ATTATTCTCCAGTCTCTAATCGCCTTGACAGTGGGCAGCGTGGGTCTCGTGAAATGGATGGTGAATTTTAAAGACATCAAAGCCGACGCCGACTCAACCCATAA GACTTTTGATACTGCTGGGAACTGTAGCTCGTTCTACAGTTTCCAGCATCGCGGTCAGGTTATATATTCTGACAGTTGA
- the LOC136195728 gene encoding bromodomain adjacent to zinc finger domain protein 1A-like, giving the protein MEAKRQHLYSDPNWLVILSFFESFGSFIGLSMEWNDLESIVLAKEASPLFNHFFVKLVRSVYRSATKRNVLTLLRTYAKNHCFNYPDVEFFQLSNRDRVRLLKDLVESQFDFCKRLQNSIANLSSDEMRFRPIGQAKNGDNYWYISNNRGVFLLYKGRCEAVKFVASKISEIDDIILSLTPNQSQQTRENECFDSCQICEQRTNPKEILLCDFCDMGYHMSCLVPCLVDVPEGNWYCPDCSEVRLRTMLIRERQSIISKRRQARQTSPRNYSKKRSSSSSSSSSSEHIVRLSSSESGGDDKTTERPDPRRGVRTAHDLQRMLKGLPKSRTSGWIAQKRFESLRKESEDDSSSLTSSDEFFTKRNSSERSSSGSGSGSGNGGFGPGAVNRRQKRVRLRQRKTAKPMYHPFYGKIYYPTDDDDSDEDCEINGKPRRIVATSFSTAPLHHRQPSHTAVSFAENLSSNDENYEPEDEDGDDDDDAADDEIMLSDRSFSSFESENPIQSLSRALSSTSRSGSSSAGSSASEAKQEKRVVLLPLVDNDLFTTERSPKKALLWSSSEEIEDFSDSN; this is encoded by the exons ATGGAGGCGAAACGACAGCATCTTTATTCTGATCCCAACTGGCTGGTCATTCTATCCTTTTTCGAGAGCTTCGGCTCCTTCATCGGCTTGTCGATGGAGTGGAACGACCTAGAGAGCATCGTTCTTGCGAAAG AAGCGTCGCCTCTATTCAATCACTTCTTCGTGAAGCTCGTTCGTTCCGTCTATCGATctgcgacgaagcgaaacgttCTGACGCTGCTACGAACG TACGCCAAAAATCACTGCTTTAATTATCCggacgtcgaattctttCAGTTGTCCAATCGGGATCGCGTGCGTCTTCTAAAG GATCTCGTCGAATCTCAATTCGATTTTTGCAAGCGTCTTCAAAACAGCATTGCCAATCTCAGCTCGGATGAAATGCGATTTCGGCCGATTGGACAGGCAAAGAATGGCGACAACTATTGGTACATAAGT AATAATCGCGGCGTATTTCTGTTGTATAAAGGTAGATGCGAAGCAGTCAAATTTGTAGCAAG CAAAATATCAGAAATTGATGACATTATCTTAAGTCTAACACCGAACCAGAGTCAACAGACACGTGAAAACGAGTGCTTTGACTCGTGTCAAATTTGTGAACAGAGAACGAATCCTAAGGAG ATTTTGCTATGTGATTTCTGTGATATGGGCTATCACATGTCTTGTCTCGTTCCCTGCCTTGTTGATGTACCTGAAGGCAATTGGTATTGCCCTGATTGCAGTGAG GTTAGACTACGTACTATGTTAATTAGAGAGAGACAATCTATTatttcgaaacgacgacaggcCAGGCAAACCAG TCCCAGAAATTATTCGAAAAAACggtcttcctcctcttcctcctcctcctcttccgaACACATTGTGCGCCTTTCTTCAAGTGAATCAGGAGGTGATGATAAGACAACTGAAAGA CCCGACCCAAGGCGAGGCGTCAGAACGGCTCACGATTTGCAGAGGATGCTCAAAGGTCTGCCTAAATCGCGGACTTCGGGTTGGATTGCCCAGAAGAGATTCGAGAGTCTGAGgaaggaaagcgaagacgattcttcgtcgttgacgtcatcagatGAATTTTTCACCAAAAGGAATTCGTCGGAgagaagcagcagcggcagcggcagcggtaGCGGAAACGGCGGCTTCGGCCCAGGTGCCGTAAACAGGAGACAGAAAAGAGTACGACtacgacaaagaaaaaccgCCAAGCCCATGTACCATCCCTTTTATGGCAAAATATATTATCCaaccgatgacgacgacagcgacgaggaTTGCGAGATCAATGGGAAACCAAGACGAATAGTAGCGACGTCCTTTAGTACGGCACCACTTCATCATCGTCAGCCGTCCCACACGGCTGTGAGCTTCGCTGAGAATCTCTCAAGCAACGATGAAAATTACGAGCCAGAGGACgaggacggcgacgacgacgacgacgccgccgacgacgagattaTGTTGAGCGATCGAagtttttcttcatttgaaAGTGAGAACCCAATTCAATCTTTGTCGCGTGCTCTTAGCAGTACGAGTCGAAGTGGTTCGTCTTCGGCTGGTTCTTCTGCGTCGGAAGCAAAGCAGGAGAAGCGAGTCGTGCTCCTACCTCTCGTCGATAACGATTTGTTTACGACTGAGCGGTCGCCTAAGAAGGCTTTGCTTTGGTCGTCCAGCGAGGAAATAGAGGACTTCTCCGACTCCAATTAG
- the LOC136195729 gene encoding lysosomal acid glucosylceramidase-like, which yields MLWIVFLVGVAASKPLQNESISLYQTAQNTTDRITLKGNVSFEPDFKFSTSITVNRSAKYQEMLGFGGAFTESSAYVWSTLNATVQQRLLDLYFSKEGLQYSLGRIPIGSCDFALAWYSYDEVRDDANLTHFTVSHEKKWRIPFIRAAIESRSNWTTAPFKFVASPWSPPKWMKTNDFPYCPTSCFDCQLKAEYRDTYAMYMSKFITAFDELGVPTWAVTVQNEPEACPLLYAGMHFNPETERDFVRDHLGPRLANDHPAVKILAYDHNKDHVAKWAKVIYADAAAARYVWGTAVHWYTGDEFENVNATHYLAPDKPILATEATVAREKDPRAPAWENGEHYAHDMIGDFNNWVVGFIDWNLVLDMYGGPDHAGPAECEGLIKCGSDAMILADNSTQELYLQIFYYYMGHFSKFVSPGSVRVGVSASTNDLESTAFVTPANETVVIVLNRQDSATTYKLLDRLSGKAARITVPAHSIQTLVY from the exons ATGCTTTGGATTGTGTTCCTGGTGGGGGTTGCGGCGTCGAAACCACTGCAGAATGAAAGCATTAGTCTCTACCAAACGGCACAGAATACAACGGATCGAATAACGTTGAAAGGAAACGTGTCCTTCGAACCAGATTTTAAGTTCAGCACGTCAATCACAGTAAATAG GTCTGCCAAGTACCAAGAAATGCTTGGCTTTGGCGGTGCATTTACCGAGAGCTCAGCTTACGTTTGGTCGACTCTGAATGCAACCGTTCAACAGCGTCTTCTCGATCTCTACTTCTCCAAAGAGGGTCTCCAATACTCGCTCGGTCGTATTCCGATCGGTTCGTGCGATTTCGCTCTGGCGTGGTACAGCTACGACGAAgtgcgagacgacgcgaaTCTGACCCACTTCACGGTGAGCCACGAGAAAAAATGGCGCATCCCATTCATACGCGCCGCCATCGAATCGCGATCCAATTGGACGACGGCACCTTTCAAATTCGTCGCATCGCCGTGGAGCCCGCCGAAGTGGATGAAAACGAACGACTTTCCCTACTGTCCAACGAGCTGTTTCGACTGCCAACTGAAGGCCGAGTATCGCGACACGTACGCTATGTACATGTCGAAATTCATAacggcgttcgacgaactCGGCGTGCCGACGTGGGCCGTCACCGTGCAGAACGAGCCCGAAGCGTGTCCGCTCCTCTACGCGGGCATGCACTTCAACCCGGAAACGGAACGGGATTTCGTTCGCGATCACCTCGGACCGCGTCTCGCGAACGATCATCCCGCCGTGAAAATACTCGCCTACGATCACAATAAGGATCACGTGGCGAAATGGGCGAAAGTGATCTACGcggacgcggcggcggcgcgataCGTCTGGGGCACGGCCGTGCATTGGTACACGggcgacgaattcgagaACGTGAACGCGACTCACTATTTGGCGCCGGATAAGCCGATTCTCGCGACGGAGGCGACCGTGGCGCGGGAGAAGGATCCGCGAGCGCCGGCGTGGGAGAACGGGGAGCACTACGCGCACGACATGATTGGGGATTTCAATAATTGGGTCGTCGGGTTCATCGATTGGAATCTCGTCTTGGATATGTACGGGGGGCCGGATCACGCCGGGCCGGCGGAGTGCGAGGGTTTGATCAAGTGCGGTAGCGACGCGATGATTCTCGCCGACAATTCGACGCAGGAGCTCTATCTACAGATATTTTACTACTACATGGGGCACTTTAG tAAATTTGTTTCGCCCGGGTCCGTGCGCGTTGGCGTGAGCGCCTCGACAAATGatctcgaatcgacggcCTTTGTTACTCCCGCCAACGAGACGGTTGTGATTGTGCTCAACCGGCAggactcggcgacgacgtacaAACTTCTCGATCGGCTTTCTGGAAAGGCCGCCAGGATAACAGTCCCGGCCCACAGCATACAGACACTGGTCTACTAG
- the LOC136195730 gene encoding glutathionyl-hydroquinone reductase YqjG-like translates to MKIVAVLARGISAMTEAPILKWANAKGEFHRQPSTFRHVVKANGDFPAESDRYHLYVSLACPWAHRTLIVRNLKGLEKILPVTVVDWLMGADGWAFTDSKPKCSLEPYYGFGHLKELYFKAAADYAGRFTVPILWDRKRETICNNESSEIIRMLNSEFDAFSATSEQRDLDLYPSDLREKIDETNAWVYDMINNGVYKSGFATSQEAYDANVRRLFEGLDRTEEVLSKNRYICGDRLTEADVRLFTTLVRFDHVYHGHFKCNKKRLVDFPNIWAYTRDIYQMPGVGETVDMEHIRRHYMESHLQINPRGIVSIGPDLNFNEPHGRDKM, encoded by the exons ATGAAAATAGTTGCCGTTCTCGCACGAGGAATCAGCGCAATGACCGAAGCTCCCATTCTCAAGTGGGCCAACGCCAAAGGCGAATTCCATCGCCAGCCGTCGACATTTCGCCACGTCGTCAAAGCGAACGGCGATTTCCCAGCGGAATCCGATCGCTACCATCTCTACGTCTCCCTGGCGTGCCCGTGGGCCCACCGCACTCTCATAGTCCG AAACCTCAAAGGACTAGAAAAGATTCTTcccgtcaccgtcgtcgattggctGATGGGCGCCGACGGATGGGCGTTCACCGACTCGAAGCCCAAGTGCTCGCTCGAACCCTACTACGGATTCGGTCATTTGAAAGAGCTCTACTTCAAAGCGGCCGCCGACTACGCCGGCCGCTTCACCGTGCCCATCCTGTGGGATCGGAAGCGCGAGACGATCTGCAATAACGAGTCGAGCGAGATCATTCGGATGTTGAATAGCGAGTTCGACGctttttcggcgacgtccgaGCAGAGGGACTTGGATCTCTATCCGAGTGATTTGAGAgagaagatcgacgagacgaacgctTGGGTGTACGA taTGATCAATAATGGTGTGTATAAGAGCGGTTTTGCTACGAGTCAAGAGGCCTATGATGCCAACGTTAGACGATTGTTTGAGGGTTTGGACAGG aCTGAAGAAGTTCTGTCGAAGAATCGCTACATCTGCGGCGATCGTCTGACTGAAGCGGACGTTCGACTCTTCACGACGCTCGTTCGGTTCGATCACGTCTATCACGGTCACTTCAAA TGCAACAAGAAGCGCCTTGTCGACTTTCCCAATATCTGGGCTTACACGCGAGATATTTATCAGATGCCGGGCGTTGGAGAGACGGTCGACATGGAGCACATTCGACGTCACTACATG GAGAGCCACTTGCAAATCAATCCACGTGGGATTGTTTCGATTGGACCAGACCTCAATTTCAACGAGCCACACGGAAGGGACAAGATGTGA
- the LOC136195487 gene encoding uncharacterized protein, with protein sequence MNSDITSFFVYGTLRPDDDSGATWKKDFLDGSTYHKAVLRDAKLFFDEYPCAVLNCRGSSVIGYVVTFPAQDFPAKLREGDRIEACPSEYQRDAVEVELMDGDRPCRAYVYHRKSCKRDQAIESGDWLNRGKVQLKPNLYAEETPCL encoded by the exons ATGAATTCGGATATAACGagcttcttcgtctacggAACGCTTCGacccgacgacgattcgggtGCTACGTGGAAGAAAGATTTCCTCGACGGATCGACGTATCATAAAGCGGTGCTTCGCGACGCGAAACTGTTTTTCGATGAATACCCGTGCGCGGTGTTGAAC TGTCGAGGGTCTTCTGTGATTGGCTACGTCGTCACTTTCCCGGCTCAAGACTTTCCCGCGAAATTGCGCGAAGGGGATCGAATTGAGGCGTGTCCTAGCGAATACCAAAGGGATGCGGTCGAAGTAGAATTAATGGACGGCGACCGTCCCTGCAGAGCTTATGTTTATCATCGGAAATCATGCAAACGAGACCAGGCAATTGAGAGTGGCGATTGGCTAAATCGAGGCAAGGTTCAACTGAAGCCGAATCTGTACGCGGAGGAAACCCCTTGTCTTTAA
- the LOC136195726 gene encoding gamma-tubulin complex component 3 homolog, translating to MSVQHSGGVTELVFSLCQHFGSAKNDPSRLYQRSLRLLASKTTLSVTEDEFRIVERIQKRLARRRSVSEAAKFSELCKRLESPVKQSGLKHRWAVLYLLFLISEDRNDAREGFVLKSASPSPSLSSVSSRSTSGVSSFTSQSSTRPGSAPATRTGTGLGGSLFQSMTMTTSGARPLHSTPIGANDGAPLAFSIPSTLQQKNQTTLQKRTDETTNTLYELSEATLVRDVIFVIQGIDGQHVKFDVSCDAYVIDSKIGVLQAVRDQVSKIAELGWLYKKVRSYVDTHVRDKALGLVGQSFCAALSEELTEYYRLVAVLDSQRVAGKGVGDALTLRRLIVWTLDPLRRLRTLASLVDSCQGLKGGALCSAVHAHLHSGDPFVVALVRQILYQVARPIRCLLDQWIYEGELRDVYDEFFVLCDDAVAEDKLWREKYAIRKSMLPSFVPEELAQKILLIGKSIDFIRRVCRDRSPIGTTSTGTTTRDDAVATVELTFGDVPGSPLHQSIDLAYRETSKRLIEILYTKYNFLGHLKAMRRYLLMGQGDFIRHLMDLLEPELEQDAGHLYLHNLSGTLESAVRATNAQFDDSDILERLDVRLLELSAGDTGWDVFSLDYHVDGPIQTVFTHETVLRYLRIFNFLWRAKRMEHGLASVWKAQMTRTRQIRWLTELSGVLHLCYTLGASMMNFVNQMQYYITFEVLECGWADLEKAVSRASDLDQIIAAHDVFLDDVTARALLGPGSQSKILLRQLRTVFDLIVQYQREQEEVFAAATTEAERRRRMAKDTQEAANQFVEEDVYRMSARLGILSNSYQGAVEKFLACLDDHDDVNLKFLSFRLNFNEHYDRAKLLSEISSTHSRGDGEGQQKN from the exons ATGAGCGTCCAGCACTCGGGCGGCGTCACCGAACTAGTCTTCTCCCTGTGCCAGCACTTTGGCAGTGCAAAAA ACGATCCGTCGCGTCTCTATCAAAGATCTCTGCGCCTTCTGGCGAG CAAAACGACTCTCTCCGTAACGGAAGACGAATTCCGCATCGTAGAGCGAAtacagaaacgac TGGCTCGACGACGCAGCGTGTCGGAAGCGGCGAAATTCTCCGAACTTTGCAAGCGTCTCGAATCGCCAGTAAAA CAAAGTGGGCTCAAACATCGATGGGCAGTCTTGTATCTTTTATTTCTGATCAGCGAAGACCGTAATGATGCTCGCGAAGGTTTTGTTCTCAAG AGTGCGTCTCCCTCTCCCTCCCTTTCCTCCGTCTCATCGCGCTCCACCTCTGGAGTGAGCAGCTTCACTAGccagtcgtcgacgcgtcccGGTTCCGCTCCTGCGACGAGAACGGGCACCGGTCTCGGTGGCAGTCTTTTCCAATCGATGACAATGACAACATCAGGAGCCCGTCCTCTTCATAGCACGCCGATTGGAGCGAACGATGGCGCGCCGCTCGCCTTTTCCATCCCAAGCACACTACAGCAGAAAAATCAGACGACTCTTCAGAAGAGAACCGACGAAACGACCAACA CACTTTACGAGCTCAGCGAAGCGACATTggtacgtgacgtcatatttgtCATACAAGGCATCGACGGTCAGCACGTCAAATTTGACGTTTCGTGCGACGCCTACGTCATAGATTCAAAA ATAGGCGTTTTGCAAGCGGTACGCGATCAGGTGTCGAAAATCGCCGAATTGGGTTGGCTATATAAAAAAGTGAGATCGTACGTGGACACACACGTACGCGACAAAGCACTCGGCTTAGTCGGCCAG AGTTTCTGCGCCGCACTGTCCGAAGAATTAACCGAGTACTATCGTCTCGTAGCTGTGCTCGACTCGCAG CGAGTGGCTGGAAAGGGGGTCGGTGATGCGTTGACTCTTCGCCGTTTGATCGTCTGGACTCTCGACCCGTTGAGACGATTGCGCACTTTGGCGTCTCTCGTGGATAGTTGCCAAG GGCTCAAAGGCGGCGCGCTCTGCTCGGCCGTTCACGCTCATCTCCACTCCGGCGatccgttcgtcgtcgctctcgttcgaCAGATTCTCTATCAAGTAGCGCGTCCCATTCGCTGTCTGCTCGATCAGTGGATCTACGAGGGAGAGCTGCGGGACGTTTACGACGAG TTTTTCGTCCTGTGCGACGACGCGGTCGCCGAAGACAAACTCTGGCGAGAAAAGTATGCGATTCGGAAGTCAATGCTACCGTCGTTCGTTCCGGAAGAATTGGCCCAAAAg ATTCTCCTCATTGGAAaatctattgattttattcGACGCGTCTgtcgcgatcgttcgcctattgggacgacgtcgacggggacgacgacgagagacgacgccgtcg CTACCGTTGAATTGACGTTCGGCGACGTGCCCGGCTCTCCTCTTCACCAATCCATCGATTTGGCCTATCGCGAGACGAGCAAACGCCTGATCGAGATTCTCTATACGAAATACAACTTTCTTGGCCATCTCAAA GCGATGCGTCGATACCTGCTCATGGGCCAGGGCGATTTCATTCGTCATCTAATGGATTTGCTCGA GCCTGAACTGGAACAAGACGCGGGACACCTCTACCTGCACAATCTATCAGGAACGCTGGAGAGCGCcgttcgcgcgacgaacgccCAGTTTGACGATTCAGACATTTTGGAGCGGCTCGACGTTCGCCTACTCGAG CTTTCTGCCGGCGACACGGGCTGGGACGTCTTTAGCCTGGATTACCATGTCGACGGGCCCATACAAACG GTTTTCACGCACGAGACCGTTCTTCGTTACCTGCGCATTTTCAACTTCTTGTGGCGAGCGAAGCGCATGGAACACGGGCTCGCTTCCGTGTGGAAAGCGCAGATGACTCGCACCAGACAAATCCGGTGGCTGACTG AACTATCCGGCGTGCTTCATCTGTGCTACACGCTCGGCGCGTCGATGATGAATTTCGTCAATCAAATGCAGTACTATATAACATTTGAG GTTTTGGAATGTGGTTGGGCCGATCTCGAGAAGGCGGTCAGTCGGGCGAGCGATCTCGATCAGATCATTGCCGCCcatgacgtctttctcgatGACGTGACCGCGCGAGCGCTTCTGGGACCCGGGTCCCAATCAAAG ATTCTGCTACGACAGCTGCGCACCGTATTCGATCTGATTGTCCAATACCAACGCGAACAGGAAGAGGTCTTTGCCGCGGCAACGACGGAAgcggaacgacgtcgacggatgGCAAAG GACACGCAGGAAGCGGCGAATCAATTCGTCGAGGAGGACGTTTATAGAATGAGTGCCCGACTGGGAATCTTATCCAATTCTTATCAG GGTGCCGTCGAGAAATTTTTAGCCTGTCTCGACgatcacgacgacgtcaacttGAAGTTCTTAAGTTTCAGGCTCAACTTTAACGAGCACTACGATCGGGCGAAATTGCTGAGCGAGATAAGTAGCACGCATAGTAGGGGAGACGGAGAAGGGCAACAGAAAAACTAG
- the LOC136195550 gene encoding dynein light chain Tctex-type protein 2B-like, producing MDEEAPNTYRLRPNFKNKFRPAVVKDMIKEILKEQLHDKEYSSEEANVWTKTISDGIKERLKDFGYDRYKFVVQVVIGEQRGAGVQMGCRCFWDSDTDNQAHETFMNDTLFSAATAYGIFYY from the exons ATGGACGAAGAGGCGCCCAACACCTACAGACTTCGTCCAAATTTTAAAAACAA GTTCCGCCCCGCCGTCGTGAAGGACATGATCAAGGAAATCCTCAAAGAACAGCTGCACGATAAAGAGTACAGCTCCGAAGAGGCGAACGTGTGGACGAAAACGATCTCGGATGGGATAAAAGAACGACTGAaag ATTTCGGCTACGACCGATATAAATTTGTAGTCCAAGTCGTAATAGGCGAACAGCGAGGGGCAGGCGTACA GATGGGATGTAGATGTTTCTGGGATTCAGATACAGACAATCAAGCCCACGAGACGTTTATGAAC GACACTCTATTCTCTGCTGCAACAGCCTATGGCATATTCTATTATTGA
- the LOC136195548 gene encoding cytochrome b-c1 complex subunit 6, mitochondrial-like has translation MADDDDTKTLEAATSESIESEADEAPVEDSSESGEGEENEEAGGGEEEDEEEDEEELEDPQETLREKCGESRACAALKEELNRCTERVESRTKTEEKCEQELFDFIHCIDQCASRSLFSKLK, from the exons ATGGcggatgacgacgatacgAAGACGCTAGAGGCTGCCACGAGCGAGTCAATCGAATCGGAAGCCGACGAG GCCCCCGTCGAGGACTCATCCGAATCGGGCGAG ggtgaagaaaacgaagaggcaggcggcggcgaagaagaggacgaggaagaggacgaagaagagctaGAAGATCCCCAAGAGACGCTGAGGGAAAAATGCGGCGAATCGCGTGCGTGCGCGGCGCTGAAAGAGGAATTGAATCGCTGCACCGAACGCGTGGAAAGTCGCACGAAAACGGAGGAGAAATGCGAGCAAGAGCTCTTCGATTTCATTCACTGTATAGATCAATGC gcGTCTAGGTCACTGTTCAGCAAGTTGAAGTAA
- the LOC136195547 gene encoding uncharacterized protein encodes MSMLKNFKNLTSLVTLKLTDFEARACANMAGVPLVLVTGATGFIASHIIAALLADGKYRVRGTVRALAKQDDDDRVQKVLKQTFPELELVEANLTKDEGWKEAVAGCTYIHHVASPFPAASPPNADDIIRPAVDGTRRVLSACANAGTVKRVVLTSSVSSISNGMSGNRGVGTDHVYTSDDWTDVDGPCAPYEQSKTIAEKAAWKFVQNLEADKAFELVAINPSAVFGPLILPRTSTSHGMVFVLLTRMLSAVPDVAVPFVDVRDVARAHLVTMTSATAPGNRYILWNNTVWLKEIAEVLGKEFISQGYDVPQERMTKIQLWISKFVNPIAKFFYSVVGIRIVFDNEKLKEELGIEPIPLQKTAIDTAYSLIESGIIEKKDDYKGPENEKN; translated from the exons ATGTCTATGCTAAAAAACTTTAAAAATTTAACATCATTGGTCACATTGAAATTAACTGATTTCGAGGCACGTGCGTGTGCGAACATGGCTGGAGTtcctctcgttctcgttACTGGCGCTACAGGCTTCATCGCATCTCACATAATAGCCGCTCTGCTGGCAGACGGAAAGTATCGCGTTCGCGGCACTGTGCGCGCACTCGCGaaacaagacgacgacgatcgagtgCAGAAAGTCCTCAAACAAACGTTTCCGGAGCTCGAGCTGGTCGAAGCAAATCTAACGAAAGACGAGGGATGGAAAGA AGCCGTCGCCGGATGTACGTACATACATCACGTCGCCTCTCCCTTTCCGGCCGCTTCTCCGCCCAATGCGGATGACATCATTCGACCGGCGGTGGACGGCACGCGACGCGTTCTGAGCGCGTGCGCAAACGCCGGAACAGTGAAGCGGGTCGTCTTGACAAGCTCGGTCTCGTCGATATCAA aCGGAATGAGCGGCAATCGGGGAGTAGGGACCGATCACGTGTACACGTCTGACGATTGGACGGACGTTGACGGGCCTTGCGCTCCGTATGAGCAAAGTAAAACGATCGCGGAGAAGGCAGCCTGGAAATTCGTGCAAAATTTGGAAG CGGATAAGGCCTTCGAGCTCGTTGCAATCAATCCGTCTGCCGTGTTTGGACCACTGATTCTTCCTAGGACTTCGACTTCCCATGGA ATGGTGTTCGTTCTTTTGACGAGGATGCTCTCTGCTGTTCCAGACGTGGCTGTGCCGTTTGTCGACGTTCGTGACGTTGCTCGGGCTCATTTGGTTACCATGACAAGTGCAACAGCACCTG GTAATCGCTACATCTTATGGAACAATACTGTTTGGCTAAAAGAGATTGCTGAAGTCTTGGGCAAAGAGTTCATCTCACAAG GCTATGATGTTCCTCAGGAGAGAATGACTAAGATTCAGCTTTGGATTTCTAAATTCGTCAACCCAATTGCAAAATTCTTTTACAGCGTTGTAGGAATTAGAATTGTTTTTGATAATgaaaag CTAAAGGAAGAGTTGGGCATTGAGCCTATACCACTTCAAAAAACCGCCATCGATACAGCGTACAGTTTGATTGAAAGCGGGAttatagaaaagaaagacgactaCAAGGGTcctgaaaatgaaaaaaattga